One genomic region from Ammospiza caudacuta isolate bAmmCau1 chromosome 1, bAmmCau1.pri, whole genome shotgun sequence encodes:
- the FBXL7 gene encoding F-box/LRR-repeat protein 7, whose translation MGANNGKQYGSEGKGSSSISSDVSSSTDHTPTKAQKNAATSEDSDLSMRTLSTPSPALIFPPNSPGFQNGRGSSTSSSSVTGETVAMVHSPPPTRLTHPLIRLASKHQKEQANIDRLPDHAMIQIFSFLPTNQLCRCARVCRRWYNLAWDPRLWRTIRLTGETINVDRALKVLTRRLCQDTPNVCLMLETVIVSGCRRLTDRGLYTIAQCCPELRRLEVSGCYNISNEAVFDVVSLCPNLEHLDVSGCSKVTCISLTREASIKLSPLHGKQISIRYLDMTDCFVLEDEGLHTIAAHCTQLTHLYLRRCVRITDEGLRYLMIYCTSIKELSVSDCRFVSDFGMREIAKLESRLRYLSIAHCGRITDVGIRYIAKYCSKLRYLNARGCEGITDHGVEYLAKNCTKLKSLDIGKCPLVSDTGLEFLALNCFNLKRLSLKSCESITGQGLQIVAANCFDLQMLNVQDCEVSVDALRFVKRHCKRCIIEHTNPAFF comes from the exons ATTCCGACCTGAGCATGCGAACGCTCAGCACACCCAGTCCAGCATTAATATTTCCACCGAATTCCCCTGGCTTCCAAAATGGCAGAGGTTCATCGACGTCCTCGTCCTCAGTCACTGGGGAAACCGTTGCCATGGTCCACTCGCCGCCTCCCACCCGTCTCACCCATCCTCTCATCCGGCTGGCATCCAAGCACCAGAAGGAGCAGGCCAACATAGACCGGCTGCCCGACCACGCCATGATCCAGatcttctccttcctgcccacCAACCAGCTGTGCCGCTGCGCCCGCGTGTGCCGCCGCTGGTacaacctggcctgggacccGCGGCTCTGGAGGACAATTCGCCTCACCGGCGAGACAATCAACGTGGACAGGGCTCTCAAAGTGCTGACGCGGAGGCTTTGTCAGGATACCCCCAACGTCTGTCTCATGTTGGAGACGGTAATTGTTAGTGGCTGCAGGCGGCTCACAGACAGAGGACTCTACACCATtgcccagtgctgccctgaACTGCGGAGGCTGGAGGTGTCTGGCTGCTACAACATCTCCAATGAGGCAGTCTTCGATGTCGTGTCACTGTGCCCAAACCTGGAACACCTGGATGTGTCAG GCTGCTCCAAAGTAACGTGCATCAGTCTGACCCGCGAGGCCTCCATCAAGCTGTCTCCCTTGCACGGGAAGCAAATCTCCATCCGCTACTTGGACATGACAGACTGCTTTGTCCTGGAGGACGAAGGACTGCACACCATTGCCGCCCACTGCACTCAGCTGACCCACCTGTACCTGCGCCGCTGCGTGCGCATCACCGACGAGGGCCTGCGCTACCTGATGATTTACTGCACATCCATCAAGGAACTGAGCGTGAGCGACTGCCGCTTCGTCAGCGACTTCGGCATGCGCGAGATCGCCAAGCTGGAGTCGCGCCTGCGCTACCTGAGCATCGCTCACTGCGGCCGCATCACGGACGTGGGCATCCGATACATCGCCAAGTACTGCAGCAAGCTGCGCTACCTCAACGCGCGGGGCTGCGAGGGCATCACGGACCACGGCGTGGAGTACCTCGCCAAAAATTGCACAAAACTCAAATCGCTAGACATCGGCAAGTGCCCTCTGGTCTCAGACACCGGCCTGGAGTTTCTAGCCCTCAACTGCTTCAACCTGAAGCGCCTGAGCCTGAAATCCTGCGAGAGCATCACCGGGCAGGGCCTGCAGATTGTAGCTGCCAACTGTTTTGACCTGCAGATGTTGAACGTGCAGGACTGCGAAGTCTCTGTGGATGCTCTGCGATTCGTTAAACGACATTGCAAGCGCTGTATTATAGAGCACACCAACCCCGCTTTCTTCTGA